Below is a window of Bos javanicus breed banteng chromosome 6, ARS-OSU_banteng_1.0, whole genome shotgun sequence DNA.
actccagaaagaatgaaggaatggagccaaagcaaaaacaatacccagttgtggatgggactggtgatcgAAGCAAggttttgggaaagattgagggcaggaggagaaggggacgacagatgatgagatggttggatggcatcaccgactcaatggacatgggtttgggtggactccgggagttggtgatggacagggaggcctggcgtgctgcattccatggggtcgcaaagagtcggacgtgactcagtgactgaactgaactgaactgaagtgactgtgGTACATTTTCCCGTGTATGTGTTTTATTGACCTCCAAATCCCTTCAAGTGCCAAGAAATCAGAAATTGATATACTGAACTTTAATTCACATATATGATAGGCGTTTGTTTGATAAACATTTGTCGATGATAAATGCATGGGACAGAGACACAAGGTTGCCTTAATtaactaaatttctttttttccatagtatttttttttaatggaaaaatatttggtACTTGTCATGTACCACTCCACATCAGtcatttttccatcttttccattgttttagatttaaaaaaatttttttgatgttcCCAATATAGATTAGTTGATTGATAAGTTGTGAAACTGTAAATTAAAACTTAAGTTATTAGCAAATTTTTATAAGTGAGACATTGTCATCTTTGAATATAATATTAGTACAAGATAACTGGGCTTTAAGAATAAGAGGGTTTAGCCATAGTcttgatttaatttatatgaaaagtaaggtaatctaaaaaagaaatcataaaccaATGAATGCATTAACTAAAATCATGCCCAGGGCAATAaagtatatgtataaatgtagatagggaaaaaaaatctgtgtgtataagagtgtgtgtatatgtatatatccagagagagagaatgagattttttgtgtgtgggatctcagttccttgacccgggattgaacccggacCATGGCAATGAAAGCCTGGAAACCTAACTAGCAGggcaccagggaactcctgaaaATGAGATTCCGTCTGAATAAATTATTAGATGACTGTATTTTATCCCtcaaatttagaaatttttaaaatagcaatttttattttaaagcttgataatatttcctttctttcttagaCTAGTTTGACTCTTCTTTTGGAGTTGGCTGTCTTTTCTGTTAGTATACCTGCTTTCTTACAAAGCCAGTTTGATTCATTGCAGTTTTGAGAAATCATACAGTCAAGCTTGTGAGAATATCAGATGAGAATCAGTGAGTGCTGAACTGTAGCTTGAGGATGTGCCTTACAAATACAAGTCATAAATTTGAAAGAATTTGGGCcttatttgtatgtttttgtttcttgactATATTCTGGATAATGTTTTGAATAATTGCAATTTggttttttaaatgcattaatgAATGCTTTTGATAAATATTATGATTGAGACAAAGGGGATAAAGAATAGTATAATACCTATGTATCAACCActcaatttaagaaataaaatgttcctAATACTGTTGTATCTTCGAGTGCTTATGATATGCCAAGTACTGTTCTAGGCATTATATGTActatacttagtcactcagtcatgtttgactctctgcgaccctgtgcactatagcccaccaggctcctctgtccatggggattctccaggcaaaaatattggagtgggttgccatgccctcctccacataGGAGTAAACGAAACAAAAAATCCTTGTCCTGATGGAGCTGACAGGTTAGGAAGCAATTTGCTATCGCTTAATAATTCTTATCAGTCTTGTTTTTAGCGTTACACCCTCATTTTTAGAATGCTGCTTTGAATTTTTGTGATCATGAATATTAGAATAGTTGTTAGAAGCTAATGCAAGTAGAGAACTAACGGGCACTGCCTGACAGCATGAAGGACGTTCAGTCAGTACATTTGGCTTGGTGGGGTGTGTTTTGTACACACTAAGACACTTGATCTCTAGTATTTGGCTTCATTGCCTAGTCAACATTACCCTGTTGTTGGTAATCCTATATTCATAAGGAAAAGGTTCTGGGTCACCTCAAATAATGTCCTTGTGCATACATTAGTGAAGGATATATAGCTTACCTTTTGAGGCACTTGAAAGAAAATTGATGTTTTAAATTCAGAactaaaactttaaagaaaaagtggCATCTTAGATCCAGGAACTTAGATTTAGTCTTTTTGTGATGGACATGGAAACTTTAAAAATCGTGGTATACTGTAAAGAAAACCAGAAGTGGCACTTTGAATTGTAGATTTAATGTTTCTTATGATGgactgaaaacttaaaaaaaatctgtaatgtactactataaagaaagccacaAACTAGAGCACAGTGAAAGCAACCAGggtaaatagaaataaacatcAAAGTTAGTATTAGATTATATgctcgtgctcagttgctcagtttgcaaccccatggactgcagccctccaggctcctctatccatggaattattTAGGCAAAAatgttggagtggattgccatttcctcctccaggggatcttcctgagccaggaatcaaacgcctgtgtcctgcatctcttgcattggcagacagattctttattagtgagccacctgggaagcccatagtctaTATAGGTGACTTctaaacacacttttttttttttttctgtattattttaggTATCGTCAGATCCTGGAAAAAGCCATTCAGTTATCTGGGGCAGAACAACTAGAAGCTTTAAAAGCTTTTGTGGAATCAAGTAAGTGGAAGAAAAATTCCATGTTTGCCTTATATTACCAAGTTAAGACTTAAAAGCTTGCTCAAGCCTTGTTTTAGATTGTCAATATAATTTACATTGTGAGTAAATTAAATATGCATTGAGCTTGATTGATTTTAGAATTTAAACTACATGCcacttgatatttgtttttcaatgAACTGTGAAGAGGTTGTTAAGTTTACATTTATGGTTTTGCatagttattaatataataaCTGATGAGAGGCAGTATAGCAAATGACAGAGAGTagtctggattcaaatcctggtctGCtgttttattagctgtgtgatcttgggtcgATTATAACCTTTCTATGCCttcttttccttgtctataaaatggggatatgaTAACTACCCCGTAGAATTGTTGgaaaattaaatgacttaatatCCATAATAAAGTGCTTACAACAGTACCTAGCATATGATAAGTGCTAGATAAGAATTAGCTGTTGTTAAGAACATTTCTTTTGAATGGGAACTAGAAATTTCCATTCTTTTAAGATATTCTTCCCTACTCCCTCACTTCAAGCATACCcagttattttgaaaattactcaGAATTCAGGCTGGAATTTATTCTGAGTTCACAATATTAATGATACTTGATAGTGCTTTACAGGTACAGTGTGCGTCACACACGTGCGTCACACAGGCTCTGTTTTGTAACCCTGTGATTAACAATATAGGTGTAAGTAGCcctatataatatattataaaatgagtCTCAggattcagtgatttttttttccccaaggacatTTCGTTAGTCGGTGGCAGAGCCTAGACTTCTAACAGTTATAGGTGCCTAATGGCATGTGTCATGAAACTGTTCTCCATCACATCCGGTATCATTCAGTTCCAATTAATACACTGTAAACTGATTAGTTACACAGCCTGTCAGTTACTGCCTCAAATAACTCAGGCCTGCAATGTGAAACAAACTGGCAGTGGTTTCAGAAAAACTCATAGCTTTTTAAAGACCATTGCACTTAGTAGTAAAAGAGCAGTGCTTTTTATAAACATTGAATCCAGTGAACCTGGTGAACCTCCAGTGAACCAGTGAAGCAGTCTACTGTTACAATCATTTGCATCAGCTGAATAGTTTTTGAACCATCATTTATTTCCCTAGTAACTACTGATTTAAACTTAATTTATCTAAGGAGTGGTTTACAAACAccatgcatcttttaaaaatgtaattaaagtgATAATAATAACTGACATTTGTTGAGTGGTATGTGCCAGGTATTGCTTAAAGCGCTTTAGGTAAATTGCATTTAAGTTTCACAGCAACCTTCTTCACAggtctttcttcttctgtgaacctaacttcacaaaagaggaaagagaagcacaGGGGAATGTCTCTTGCCTGAGGGCATATAATCAGGAGGGTTTGTAAGCAGTGTGGCTCCAGAGTTTTTATCCTTAATCATATATAATAGTATAGCATAAATGTTTACAAGCAATGgcataaaatatgtttatacatcttgttgttttgtcactaagttctgtccaactctttgcaaccccgtgaactgtaaccctccaagctcctctgtccaggggattctccaggcaagaatactagagagggttgccctttccttctccaggggatcttcccgacccaaggctcgacctgcatctcctgcgttggcaggcagattctttacctctgagccaccagggaaacccatccaTACATCTGGTGCTGacctaagttctttttttttatagtagaaaatgactttattttttatttatattttttaagcctctatttattaaaaattttttgttcttttcttttttggcctcaccatgcggcatacaggatcttagttcagcatgtggatcttagttcactgacagggatcagacccatgcccACTCCTGTGAAATCATGGTTTCCtgaccactggacaaccaggaaattTCCTAGTACTAACCTAAGttcttatttgttgtttttgttggtaaagtacAGGTGGCAGTAACTATCTCTCCTCACTTTATTTAAACTGAATGAAAATTGTTTCACTGtttcttctttaactttttttttctgtagctaGGTGGGATAtaagaatgtaaataaaaatataggtgCCTTCACTTTgtagaaatataaagaagagaaaggaataacATAAAATTCTCAACTGTTAACTTTTTCTCAGTCACTTTgtagaaatataaagaagagaaaggaataacATAAAATTCTCAACTGTTAACTTTTTCTCAGCCATTtctgattcttagaaaagttgtGGTATTtaaagtgcttcccaggtggcattaggtatttttaatgttttggtgtAGTTGTTAAGTGatcaaataattcagaataagaaAAACTGGTTCTGTAATATAAGGTCATAGAAGTATGGAGATCTGTAAGTAATGCTTTGAAAGGTACACTGATATATTTTAGTATTAATTTTAGGTGAAAATTGATTGCTTAGTGAAAATATACAGattattcatgtttttcttatcctttacttttttttttttttaaacaagtggtAAATGAGAATGTCAGCCTCGTGATCTCTCGCCAgttgctgactgatttctgcacCCATCTCCCTAACCTGCCTGatagcacagccaaagaaatctaTCATTTCACCTTGGAGAAGATCCAGCCTAGAGTCATTTCATTTGAGGAGCAGGTAAATACCTAGAgcagtgatttttgttttatttttagaaacctgtttattatgttttcttttttaaaaagtattgttgattataagtttcaggtgtatggtaTAATGATTCACAAGTTTTACAGGTTATATCCCATTTAtagttaatattataaaatattggctattaaGAGTGGTGATTTTTAAGCGTGAGATAGTAGCAATTATTTTGAGAGAtaccattaaatttttaaaggagataatcattcaattttatttctacaaAATAGTGTACCAAACAGCATTTTACAGTATAAGATCAAATAAGTATTATGATACTTTAAGTCCAGCTGACATTTGCTTATATACTATAATTTGCTTTTATGAACGAAATATtactttttagattattttatttttgaaaattatttgggACTGTGTTTATTtgggactgtgctgggtcttcattgctataaTTTGCTTTTATGAACCAAATATtactttttagattattttatttttgaaaattatttgggactgtgtttctttgggactgtgctgggtcttcattgctgggcagGCTTTcctgtagttgtggtgagcaggggctgctctctagttgcaatgtgaGGActgcttattgcagtggcttctcttgttgcagagtgcaggctctcggcacacaggctcagtagttgtggctcttgggcttagttgctcatcAGGAAGTAGaattcttcctgatccagggatcaaacctatgtcccctgcattggcaggcagattctttaccaccagatttccagggaagccctagattatttttaaaaatcaataaattgttAATTAGACTGAGAACATAGGAGAACTCCAGCATTATATGTGCAGTGACACAAAAACAAgacttaatatttaaattttgctaTAATCCACATTAGAGAAATGTGTTAGTTCACTGTTTTGCTATTTTATGACTGCAGAGTTCACAGAAGAAATTTGGGTAGTCTAGGTAAACTTACTAGTTGCTTGCCTGCATAGTGTGTTGGATAAGAGCATTGTCGTGATAGAtctcattctatttattttaattagttacTAATATCAATGGAAATAATTTAACCCATATGCTTCCTatttcaggttgcttccataagACAGCATCTTGCATCcatatatgaaaaagaagaagatTGGAGAAATGCAGCCCAAGTGTTGGTGGGAATTCCTTTGGAAACAGGACAAAAGTATAGTAAATAGTGGATATTGGATGGATATGTATAACTGTTCActtacttttttcttccattttagtaCAGGAAACAGATAATGAacaatttaatgaataaatagataaattttgtACCATGTTAGAAGGTGATAAGGGCTATGGAGAAAGGGGATAAAGTGAGGGGCGGGATGTGTTACTAGTCAGGGTGATTAGAGTGGTAGGGTGGTCCTGATAGCACCTTTCTAAACACTTGAAGGGGGTAACGGAGTGGCTGTGCGCTCCTGGAGAGAAGAGTATCGGTAGATCCTCTTGGAGAGGATGGCTATGGAAAGGCCGTAAGATGGGAGCTTGCTCAGAGTATTTTAAGAAGACCAAGGAGACCACTGTGGGTGGAGTGAGCAAAGGGGAaagtgacagagggtgagatcaGAGAGGACTGGGATGAGGACGTGGAGCCTTGTCAGTCATCGTAAGGCCTTTGGCATTTTTCTAAGTGAAACTATGAAAAGCCTTTGAGGGGTTTTGCGCAGAGGACTGACATGATCTgagttatatttcattttttaaaaaacatttatttatctggctgcgtcaagtcttagttgtggcacacaggctctttgttgtggcatctgggcttctctggttgtgctacgtgggctcagtagttaggttgcataggcttagttgccccacagcatataggattcttagttccctgaccagggatcaaacccacgtcccctgcattggagggtggattcttagtcactggacctTGAGGGAAGTCCCTGACATATTTTAAAGAGTCATTCTAACTACTGGGTTAAACTGTAGGCATGCAGTGGTAGAAGCAGGGACATTAGCTGAGAGGCTTACGCACCACTGCAGGTGAGATAGAGATTGTGAGAAATGTTGGACTTTGAATATGTTTTTAAGATAAAGCTAAGGATTTCTTGACAGTTTGGATATAAGAAAAAGAGCCAAGAGAAGTCCTGAGTTTTGGTTTGAACAACTGGAAAAACAGAGTGGCCATCTACTGAATGGTAAAGAATAGGTTTTGAGGGAAGATCAAGAGTTCTGTTTTGGACATGTGATAACCAAGTAGAAATACATAGTAGAGAGTTGAATTTGTTAGTCTGGAGTTTAGAAGAGAGGTCTGGACTAGAGATGTGTTGACATCTGTGGGAACCATTGATATATAACTGGAATTTAAAGCCATTAGACTGGATGAGATCTCTGAGGCAGGGCATATATGTAGAGAAGGGGACTGAGTACTGGGTATTCTGACATTAAGAGGTCAGGGCAGGAGGGAGATGTAGCGGGTGAGGATTGTCCATTGAGGTAAGAGGAAAACCAGGAGAATGTGGAGCGTGGTATCTGCGGAGCCAAACGAGGAAAGTGTATTAGGAAGGAGCAAGTGATCAATGTGGTGTTGATGGTCACGTAAGATGAGGAGTTGAAGGTTGACCATAAGAGTGAGTGATGTGGAGATCATTGGTGGCCTTGACGGAAGCTGGTTTGGTGAAATGGTGAGAGTGAAAGCCCGACTGAAGTTGTTTACAAGAGAACGGGAAGAGAAGAATTGGAGATGGTGAGCATGGGCAAGTCCTCGGGGAAGTGTTCATAAAAGGGAGCAGAGAAGTAGGGTAGAAGATGACAGTAGACATTAGGTAgagattgttttttttcttttatgattcagTGGAAGGCAAAACTCTGATCTTGGGGAGTAATGGAGGGGATTCTTGCAGAAGTAGACAAGAGGGGAAGGAATCCAGTGGCGGGATAGGCTTCAGATAGGCCCGCAGATAGTTCATACTTGGCAGTTTCTCAGCCTTGGCGCCGTTGGCACTTTAGATTGGGTAGTTCCCTGTTGTGGAGGCTCTAGTTATTGCAGAGGTGTAGCAGCACCAGGGGCCTCTACTCACTGGATGCCAGTGGTGCCACTACTCCTGGTTGTGACTATCAAAAATGTAGACATTGCCGAATAGTCCCTGGTGGGCAGACTAGTCCCCAGTGATCTACCCTAACAGCCAGGAACACAGAGTATATGGTGCAGATGTTAGTAATATGGTGGTGGAGCTTGTGTAGGTACTCTTTGATTATTTCAGTATTCTTAGTGAAACTGGAATCAGTCATCAGCTGATAGGGGTGGGAGTAGTGAGGTTGAAGAGATACAAGAATATCAGAAAAATTCTCCAGGAGAGTGGGATAGTAAATAGACTAAAGATGTACGGTATACTTGGCAGCAGTAAGGCTCGTTTAACAGTCTTAGTCTGTAAAATGAGATCTGGCAGAGTGTTTGGGTGTTTTTCTCCATCGGAGTTCAGCTACATGGTTGGAAGAAAGGAGTGGATGAACTCTCTGATTTAACCAGCATTTTGATTTTGCCCAACAAGTACAACAGCATGAGAGGAACAAGGCAGACGAGTGCATAAGCAATTCAGTGATTGTAATGATTAGCCTTAGGGGTCAAGTGAGGTTGGGAGGAAAGTGAGGcttttaaggagaaaaatacaGTAACAATGTAATAGGATTAGTGGTTTGGGGTCACAGTGAGTTCAGTGAATTTTTGGGTTTGAAATACTAGAGAAAATGAGATGGAAGAACGATTAGAAAAATTAAGATGATAGTTTGTAACTCTTATTTAGCTAATCTTGCCTTTGATATGATTCTAAAAAAATATAGTTCTTTATATTGTACAAGAAAGATGAAAGTTGTTAAACTCTTGGTTATATTATTGAACACACTTCCTTTTTCAATTGGCAACTATAAAAATACCAActaaatgacaaaaaatattttcagttactTCTCTGCTCTTTTACCAGGTGAATAAGGGATTCTTATTTTGTCTTCCTTAATTTTTGTGATCATAAGGCAAACATTACTTCAGGTATCTTGCCTTTTGTGCGAAATGATGCCCCTTGAAAAAGCAGTCAGTATATGAAAAAGCCTTTATatatagatgttgaattttgttttctaaggCTTCTTGTTAATTCAGTTTTTTCCTTTGATAGTTTGAAAAGGCtgaaaaagttaaagtgttagtttctcagtcgtgtctgactctttgcgaccgtatagactgaagcccgccaggctcctctgtccatggaattctccaggcaagaatactgcaatgggttgccattcccttctccagggggtcttcctgacccatggatcaaacttaggtctcctgcattgtaggcagattctttaccagctgaacctcCATGGAAGCCTCTGAACAGGCTGAGGGCTTTCTTAATTGCTTTGGTCTTATTCTGTCTGGAGCAATGTCTCGTTAGTACAGAGCAAACGATTTATTTTCATTAGTAGTTGACATAAATATACTGTTCTTTGCAGTGGTGGTTATTAATGTTTTGAGAGTACTGTAACATTATCTGTGAGAATACCAAGAACTGAAAATTCTGTGGTTTTCTAAACAAGTTAAAGTGATTTGGATAAATTATTGAGAGCTTGTTTCCCTAAAAAAGGATTCATTCTGATTATGAAAGTAATAGATATAATAGATATACTtggcataaaaaatgaaaatgcagaaaaatacggTGCTGTTTATAGCAATATATGTAAGTATGAGTTGTGAATGgagataatagaaaatattaatgatatatgGCTTATGGAAATTTTGAATTGatataaaattttttgaagaattagTTTCAAAGTTAGGGCCAAGTCAATTGTAAACTCTGTTCTTGCCACTTGGGAACACCACTTTTGCTGATAAGTAGAATTAACTTTTCTGTGAGGGTAAATCTTGAATTATATGAGTTTTGAATTATATAAGGTCTTCAGTTATACATTTCTTGTGTATAAATGTGACCTTTGGGATAAGAAGATAATTGAAAACTACCTGTATTATCACTCCAAGAGATAATTGTGATTCCTCTCTTGATGtatgtatatagaaatacattttgatagtgtttttatgtacttttttatcctttttttttcatttagtgaAAACTTATGACTATTGTCAGAAATAATTCTTATAATAATGACactgtatataattattttatatatatgtaactgtatAGTATCTGTCATCTTTATATACCACAACTTAATTAATTACCATAAATACTATTATGggtgatttccatttttttcctattatggATAGTTATGAATAACTTTATAAATGAATATTctctacatgtatatgtgtgcacatgcatgatTTTTGGGGGGGATTTATTTTTTAGAGGTAGAATATAGTAGGTAAAGGGTATATGCATTTTAAAGGATTCAAAGAATGATTGGAGAGCATACTGCCAAATTGTTGTCCAGGATGGATGTACATGTCCATGGTTCTTTTTGGTGGTGGTACATGATATGTCCTTGAACTgggcattatttttttaaagatctctgATTTATGAGACTATCTGAGGAttagaagaagctaaaatagaaatgaataatgacaaaaataatgaaaattcagtaaaatttgttttggaaatgttttttAGCTTCTCTGTGTTTTTCCAATGCAGTAAAAAGTTTGAGTCCCTTATAGTAAcagaatatatgtgtacatatcaggaaaaaataacttattttctaCCACCCCTAAAAATTTTCTTGGTGaaatagttattctgtgtatttctgtTATTGCCTAGACAGTACAATGTTGATTATAAACTGGAGACCTATCTGAAGATTGCTCGGCTATATCTGGAGGACGATGATCCAGTCCAGGCAGAGGCTTACATAAATCGGGCATCGTTGCTTCAGAATGAATCAACCAATGAACAGTTACAGATACATTATAAGGTAACTGATGAGCTGGTTTGgaattaattttgtattggagaaTCCCACAATATTAAGGTGCTCCAGAATATCTGATAAATGCTGTTGTTATACATcagaaattctcttttcttttgctttttaattttccccCTAATTGAAACATTTTCCCTCTCATAGGTATGCTATGCACGTGTTCTTGATTATAGAAGAAAATTCATTGAAGCTGCACAAAGGTACAATGAACTCTCTTACAAGACAATAGTACACGAAAGCGAAAGACTAGAGGCCTTAAAACATGCTCTGCACTGCACCATCCTAGCATCAGCAGGTAAACAAGAAAGCTACCTTTGCTTAATAATTTTAGGTTCGTTgctatccactggagaagggataggctacccactctaatattcttgggctttcctggtgtctcagctggtaaagaatccgcctgcaatgcaggagacctgggtttgatccctgggttgggaagatcccctggagaagggaaaggctacccactccagtattctggcctggagaattccatggagtgtatagtccatggggtcgcaaagagtcagacacgatggagtgcCTTTCACTGCTATTTGAGGATTTGGTGAGAAACTGTTCTTCAAGAGGATGTCTTATTAATACAGTTatgataaatttaattaaaacatttaagcAGTAAGAGTAGGTTGCTAACTTAAGacgttttaaaaatatatatttaccagCCTCTTACCCACAGATATTAGGAATTGTTAAGAGATAATCTGATGGTTAGTTCTGCTAAAATATCACTGAAGAAAATGGATATTAAATTGAGAATTACACaaaggaaatttgaaaattaaCATCTAGAAATGGGTGATATAATTAATGTACTGCtttggggatttaaaaaaatttttaatcttcaaGCCTCACTTTTAGACCTGGCACTTATCTTTTTCTCCAGTAAATATAAGTAGTAAactattctttgtcttttttactAAACTACAGCATGTAAATCATTCAACTTATAAAGCAGGAAAGGGCATTGAGAGGAAATGCTGAGAATTCTAAGCCATGGCGTTTctaaatcattttataatgtttgtttttgaactgtgtttaGTTGAGAGCCTAATGGCATATTCAGACTACACATTTCATTCTGTATGAAGCAgtgatcttatttatttttgttactgaaAAGACAGTACATAAAATGGTACCACTTTCTACTCTGAAGAACTATTACTGATTTCTTCTATCTGTTTCAGTATATAAGTGTGTATGCTCCTTTTTATACACAAATTATAACATGATATACACACTTTTGTAA
It encodes the following:
- the COPS4 gene encoding COP9 signalosome complex subunit 4 isoform X2, with the translated sequence MAAAVRQDLAQLMNSSGSHKDLAGKYRQILEKAIQLSGAEQLEALKAFVESMVNENVSLVISRQLLTDFCTHLPNLPDSTAKEIYHFTLEKIQPRVISFEEQVASIRQHLASIYEKEEDWRNAAQVLVGIPLETGQKQYNVDYKLETYLKIARLYLEDDDPVQAEAYINRASLLQNESTNEQLQIHYKVCYARVLDYRRKFIEAAQRYNELSYKTIVHESERLEALKHALHCTILASAGQQRSRMLATLFKDERCQQLAAYGILEKMYLDRIIRGNQLQEFAAMLMPHQKATTADGSSILDRAVIEHNLLSASKLYNNITFEELGALLEIPAAKHEKPCQHGTNRSSHSVSK
- the COPS4 gene encoding COP9 signalosome complex subunit 4 isoform X1, whose protein sequence is MAAAVRQDLAQLMNSSGSHKDLAGKYRQILEKAIQLSGAEQLEALKAFVESMVNENVSLVISRQLLTDFCTHLPNLPDSTAKEIYHFTLEKIQPRVISFEEQVASIRQHLASIYEKEEDWRNAAQVLVGIPLETGQKQYNVDYKLETYLKIARLYLEDDDPVQAEAYINRASLLQNESTNEQLQIHYKVCYARVLDYRRKFIEAAQRYNELSYKTIVHESERLEALKHALHCTILASAGQQRSRMLATLFKDERCQQLAAYGILEKMYLDRIIRGNQLQEFAAMLMPHQKATTADGSSILDRAVIEHNLLSASKLYNNITFEELGALLEIPAAKAEKIASQMITEGRMNGFIDQIDGIVHFETREALPTWDKQIQSLCFQVNNLLEKISQTAPEWTAQAMEAQMAQ